One window of Trifolium pratense cultivar HEN17-A07 linkage group LG5, ARS_RC_1.1, whole genome shotgun sequence genomic DNA carries:
- the LOC123883783 gene encoding dephospho-CoA kinase-like isoform X1, which yields MRIVGLTGGIASGKSTVSNLFKSHDIPVVDADVVAREALKKGSGGWKKVVAAFGEEILLDNGEVNRTRLGQIVFADPDKRQFLNRLLAPYISSGIFWEVVKLWSKGYKVIVLDVPLLFEAKIDKFTKPIIVVWVDPETQIQRLLTRDKSSEEDGRNRVNAQMPLDAKKSKADIVIDNTGSLDDLNEQFQKVLVRVTGPLAWYEFWRSRQGVSIILASLTSGAKKDGSSVHFFPRTMNDHENEKSILTKLKQQCGGQFTSNMEGMVTDLALAKGNQTSGIFNQYLNELRTTRCCFQSHQHLQFMLMWKR from the exons ATGAGGATCGTTGGACTGACTGGTGGAATAGCAAGTGGCAAGAGCACCGTTTCCAATTTATTCAAGTCTCATGACATCCCCGTTGTTGACGCTGATGTAGTTGCTCGC GAGGCGTTGAAGAAAGGGAGTGGTGGATGGAAAAAAGTCGTTGCTGCGTTTGGGGAGGAAATTCTACTTGACAATGGTGAAGTTAATAGAACTAGACTGGGTCAAATTGTTTTTGCTGATCCCGATAAGCGTCAATTTCTCAATCG ATTGTTGGCACCTTATATATCGTCCGGGATCTTTTGGGAAGTTGTGAAGTTGTGGTCGAAAGGTTACAAGGTCATTGTTCTCGATGTCCCTTTGTTATTTGAGGCCAAGATAGACAAGTTCACGAAGCCCATTATTGTTGTGTGGGTTGATCCTGAAACACAGATTCAAAGACTCTTGACAAGAGACAAGTCCAGTGAGGAGGATGGTCGTAACAGGGTTAATGCTCAGATGCCGCTGGATGCTAAAAAGAGTAAAGCTGATATAGTAATTGACAACACCGGGTCACTAGACGACTTGAATGAACAATTTCAAAAGGTTTTGGTTCGTGTGACTGGACCCTTGGCATGGTATGAGTTTTGGCGTTCTAGGCAGGGAGTCTCGATCATTCTTGCTTCACTTACCTCAG GTGCTAAGAAAGACGGGAGTAGTGTTCATTTCTTTCCCAGAACAATGAATGACCATGAGAACGAGAAGAGTATTTTGACAAAGTTGAAGCAACAGTGTGGTGGTCAATTTACCTCAAATATGGAAGGAATG GTTACAGATTTGGCGCTGGCGAAGGGGAATCAAACAAGTGGAATATTTAACCAATATCTTAAT GAGTTGAGAACCACACGATGTTGTTTCCAAAGCCACCAGCACTTGCAATTCATGCTTATGTGGAAAAGATAG
- the LOC123883783 gene encoding dephospho-CoA kinase-like isoform X4 — protein sequence MRIVGLTGGIASGKSTVSNLFKSHDIPVVDADVVAREALKKGSGGWKKVVAAFGEEILLDNGEVNRTRLGQIVFADPDKRQFLNRLLAPYISSGIFWEVVKLWSKGYKVIVLDVPLLFEAKIDKFTKPIIVVWVDPETQIQRLLTRDKSSEEDGRNRVNAQMPLDAKKSKADIVIDNTGSLDDLNEQFQKVLVRVTGPLAWYEFWRSRQGVSIILASLTSGAKKDGSSVHFFPRTMNDHENEKSILTKLKQQCGGQFTSNMEGMELRTTRCCFQSHQHLQFMLMWKR from the exons ATGAGGATCGTTGGACTGACTGGTGGAATAGCAAGTGGCAAGAGCACCGTTTCCAATTTATTCAAGTCTCATGACATCCCCGTTGTTGACGCTGATGTAGTTGCTCGC GAGGCGTTGAAGAAAGGGAGTGGTGGATGGAAAAAAGTCGTTGCTGCGTTTGGGGAGGAAATTCTACTTGACAATGGTGAAGTTAATAGAACTAGACTGGGTCAAATTGTTTTTGCTGATCCCGATAAGCGTCAATTTCTCAATCG ATTGTTGGCACCTTATATATCGTCCGGGATCTTTTGGGAAGTTGTGAAGTTGTGGTCGAAAGGTTACAAGGTCATTGTTCTCGATGTCCCTTTGTTATTTGAGGCCAAGATAGACAAGTTCACGAAGCCCATTATTGTTGTGTGGGTTGATCCTGAAACACAGATTCAAAGACTCTTGACAAGAGACAAGTCCAGTGAGGAGGATGGTCGTAACAGGGTTAATGCTCAGATGCCGCTGGATGCTAAAAAGAGTAAAGCTGATATAGTAATTGACAACACCGGGTCACTAGACGACTTGAATGAACAATTTCAAAAGGTTTTGGTTCGTGTGACTGGACCCTTGGCATGGTATGAGTTTTGGCGTTCTAGGCAGGGAGTCTCGATCATTCTTGCTTCACTTACCTCAG GTGCTAAGAAAGACGGGAGTAGTGTTCATTTCTTTCCCAGAACAATGAATGACCATGAGAACGAGAAGAGTATTTTGACAAAGTTGAAGCAACAGTGTGGTGGTCAATTTACCTCAAATATGGAAGGAATG GAGTTGAGAACCACACGATGTTGTTTCCAAAGCCACCAGCACTTGCAATTCATGCTTATGTGGAAAAGATAG
- the LOC123883783 gene encoding dephospho-CoA kinase-like isoform X2 produces the protein MRIVGLTGGIASGKSTVSNLFKSHDIPVVDADVVAREALKKGSGGWKKVVAAFGEEILLDNGEVNRTRLGQIVFADPDKRQFLNRLLAPYISSGIFWEVVKLWSKGYKVIVLDVPLLFEAKIDKFTKPIIVVWVDPETQIQRLLTRDKSSEEDGRNRVNAQMPLDAKKSKADIVIDNTGSLDDLNEQFQKVLVRVTGPLAWYEFWRSRQGVSIILASLTSGAKKDGSSVHFFPRTMNDHENEKSILTKLKQQCGGQFTSNMEGMVSLFCSIIKENFVLYVGFSRLQIWRWRRGIKQVEYLTNILMS, from the exons ATGAGGATCGTTGGACTGACTGGTGGAATAGCAAGTGGCAAGAGCACCGTTTCCAATTTATTCAAGTCTCATGACATCCCCGTTGTTGACGCTGATGTAGTTGCTCGC GAGGCGTTGAAGAAAGGGAGTGGTGGATGGAAAAAAGTCGTTGCTGCGTTTGGGGAGGAAATTCTACTTGACAATGGTGAAGTTAATAGAACTAGACTGGGTCAAATTGTTTTTGCTGATCCCGATAAGCGTCAATTTCTCAATCG ATTGTTGGCACCTTATATATCGTCCGGGATCTTTTGGGAAGTTGTGAAGTTGTGGTCGAAAGGTTACAAGGTCATTGTTCTCGATGTCCCTTTGTTATTTGAGGCCAAGATAGACAAGTTCACGAAGCCCATTATTGTTGTGTGGGTTGATCCTGAAACACAGATTCAAAGACTCTTGACAAGAGACAAGTCCAGTGAGGAGGATGGTCGTAACAGGGTTAATGCTCAGATGCCGCTGGATGCTAAAAAGAGTAAAGCTGATATAGTAATTGACAACACCGGGTCACTAGACGACTTGAATGAACAATTTCAAAAGGTTTTGGTTCGTGTGACTGGACCCTTGGCATGGTATGAGTTTTGGCGTTCTAGGCAGGGAGTCTCGATCATTCTTGCTTCACTTACCTCAG GTGCTAAGAAAGACGGGAGTAGTGTTCATTTCTTTCCCAGAACAATGAATGACCATGAGAACGAGAAGAGTATTTTGACAAAGTTGAAGCAACAGTGTGGTGGTCAATTTACCTCAAATATGGAAGGAATGGTCAGTC TATTTTGTAgcataataaaagaaaatttcgTTCTTTATGTGGGTTTTTCCAGGTTACAGATTTGGCGCTGGCGAAGGGGAATCAAACAAGTGGAATATTTAACCAATATCTTAAT GAGTTGA
- the LOC123883783 gene encoding dephospho-CoA kinase-like isoform X3 codes for MRIVGLTGGIASGKSTVSNLFKSHDIPVVDADVVAREALKKGSGGWKKVVAAFGEEILLDNGEVNRTRLGQIVFADPDKRQFLNRLLAPYISSGIFWEVVKLWSKGYKVIVLDVPLLFEAKIDKFTKPIIVVWVDPETQIQRLLTRDKSSEEDGRNRVNAQMPLDAKKSKADIVIDNTGSLDDLNEQFQKVLVRVTGPLAWYEFWRSRQGVSIILASLTSGAKKDGSSVHFFPRTMNDHENEKSILTKLKQQCGGQFTSNMEGMVSLFCSIIKENFVLYVGFSRLQIWRWRRGIKQVEYLTNILM; via the exons ATGAGGATCGTTGGACTGACTGGTGGAATAGCAAGTGGCAAGAGCACCGTTTCCAATTTATTCAAGTCTCATGACATCCCCGTTGTTGACGCTGATGTAGTTGCTCGC GAGGCGTTGAAGAAAGGGAGTGGTGGATGGAAAAAAGTCGTTGCTGCGTTTGGGGAGGAAATTCTACTTGACAATGGTGAAGTTAATAGAACTAGACTGGGTCAAATTGTTTTTGCTGATCCCGATAAGCGTCAATTTCTCAATCG ATTGTTGGCACCTTATATATCGTCCGGGATCTTTTGGGAAGTTGTGAAGTTGTGGTCGAAAGGTTACAAGGTCATTGTTCTCGATGTCCCTTTGTTATTTGAGGCCAAGATAGACAAGTTCACGAAGCCCATTATTGTTGTGTGGGTTGATCCTGAAACACAGATTCAAAGACTCTTGACAAGAGACAAGTCCAGTGAGGAGGATGGTCGTAACAGGGTTAATGCTCAGATGCCGCTGGATGCTAAAAAGAGTAAAGCTGATATAGTAATTGACAACACCGGGTCACTAGACGACTTGAATGAACAATTTCAAAAGGTTTTGGTTCGTGTGACTGGACCCTTGGCATGGTATGAGTTTTGGCGTTCTAGGCAGGGAGTCTCGATCATTCTTGCTTCACTTACCTCAG GTGCTAAGAAAGACGGGAGTAGTGTTCATTTCTTTCCCAGAACAATGAATGACCATGAGAACGAGAAGAGTATTTTGACAAAGTTGAAGCAACAGTGTGGTGGTCAATTTACCTCAAATATGGAAGGAATGGTCAGTC TATTTTGTAgcataataaaagaaaatttcgTTCTTTATGTGGGTTTTTCCAGGTTACAGATTTGGCGCTGGCGAAGGGGAATCAAACAAGTGGAATATTTAACCAATATCTTAATGTAG
- the LOC123883783 gene encoding dephospho-CoA kinase-like isoform X5 has translation MRIVGLTGGIASGKSTVSNLFKSHDIPVVDADVVAREALKKGSGGWKKVVAAFGEEILLDNGEVNRTRLGQIVFADPDKRQFLNRLLAPYISSGIFWEVVKLWSKGYKVIVLDVPLLFEAKIDKFTKPIIVVWVDPETQIQRLLTRDKSSEEDGRNRVNAQMPLDAKKSKADIVIDNTGSLDDLNEQFQKVLVRVTGPLAWYEFWRSRQGVSIILASLTSGVVLCMRAFNNNNS, from the exons ATGAGGATCGTTGGACTGACTGGTGGAATAGCAAGTGGCAAGAGCACCGTTTCCAATTTATTCAAGTCTCATGACATCCCCGTTGTTGACGCTGATGTAGTTGCTCGC GAGGCGTTGAAGAAAGGGAGTGGTGGATGGAAAAAAGTCGTTGCTGCGTTTGGGGAGGAAATTCTACTTGACAATGGTGAAGTTAATAGAACTAGACTGGGTCAAATTGTTTTTGCTGATCCCGATAAGCGTCAATTTCTCAATCG ATTGTTGGCACCTTATATATCGTCCGGGATCTTTTGGGAAGTTGTGAAGTTGTGGTCGAAAGGTTACAAGGTCATTGTTCTCGATGTCCCTTTGTTATTTGAGGCCAAGATAGACAAGTTCACGAAGCCCATTATTGTTGTGTGGGTTGATCCTGAAACACAGATTCAAAGACTCTTGACAAGAGACAAGTCCAGTGAGGAGGATGGTCGTAACAGGGTTAATGCTCAGATGCCGCTGGATGCTAAAAAGAGTAAAGCTGATATAGTAATTGACAACACCGGGTCACTAGACGACTTGAATGAACAATTTCAAAAGGTTTTGGTTCGTGTGACTGGACCCTTGGCATGGTATGAGTTTTGGCGTTCTAGGCAGGGAGTCTCGATCATTCTTGCTTCACTTACCTCAGGTGTTGTTCTATGTATGAGGGCATttaacaacaacaattcatAG
- the LOC123886510 gene encoding uncharacterized protein LOC123886510: MAYLDDTSQILVDTTDVLTTHQKFATPDDVVTWARDVGDANKIGIIITRSDKKNEIRGRNDKLILGCDKGGKYDSSESSTTTASKKCNCPFKIRAAPSTDGPGWKVQVIHGVHNHGLPDQYHGHPRKARLTADENKCVQDLTKRKVAPRHIVLDLKDQNSECVLTLFSLSGVVTHIVTLQSMIVYSSSNENKLVNGINENKLVW; the protein is encoded by the coding sequence ATGGCTTATCTCGACGATACAAGTCAAATATTGGTAGATACTACGGATGTTCTTACAACTCATCAAAAATTTGCTACCCCAGATGATGTTGTTACATGGGCTCGagatgttggagatgccaatAAAATCGGTATTATCATTACTCGGTCGGATAAAAAGAACGAAATAAGAGGAAGAAATGACAAGTTGATTTTGGGTTGTGACAAAGGTGGAAAGTATGACTCTTCAGAAAGTTCCACGACAACTGCATCGAAAAAGTGTAActgtccatttaaaattagagCTGCACCTTCAACAGATGGTCCAGGATGGAAAGTCCAGGTTATTCATGGAGTTCACAACCACGGGTTACCTGACCAATATCATGGTCATCCTCGCAAAGCACGTTTAACCGCTGATGAAAACAAATGTGTTCAAGATTTGACAAAGCGTAAAGTAGCACCAAGACACATTGTTTTAGATTTGAAAGATCAAAATTCAGAGTGTGTTTTGACATTGTTTTCGCTTAGTGGTGTGGTGACTCACATTGTCACATTACAAAGCATGATTGTTTACTCAAGTAGCAATGAAAACAAATTGGTTAATGGAATCAATGAAAACAAATTGGTGTGGTGA
- the LOC123886511 gene encoding uncharacterized protein LOC123886511 gives MAQRERPLKDYAVPSEEEPHSSIAPPNIEARNFELKPALLQIVQQNQFSGSPTEDPNLHLSVFVQYADTIKANGVEPEAIRLRLFPFSLRDRARAWLQALPTNSITTWNELKKQFLARYFPPSKTAMLRAQINGFRQKEGESLFEAWERYKDMMRLCPHHGLEQWLIIHTFYNGLLYNTRLTIDAAAGGALMDKPYQEATQLIENMAQNHYQWGSERAAIEKSQTKGGMYEVSGIDHVNAKIEALSQKIESLTLSPAATIAAVQPNCELCGVPGHITSECQLLAGLDQANCFQNQIGVPVAPVAPQKSNFELMMENFVLAQTQQNKEFMNQNIHTNELIKQLANKIDSISTHNKMLETQISQVAQQQAATAALAGTLLGQPQSNPKCHVNAITLQSGTELEDPAAKRVRARDLGKIVEKDSESVTDKDTEREPIAVEDGQTSQAKEVIENDQEKPYVPPPPYKPPIPYPQRLAKSKNPGQFEKFIEMLKRLHIDIPFIEAITQIPSYAKFLKEILSNKRKIEDIGQVECNAISENKLAPKLEDPGNFSIPCVVGRYVIDKALCDLGASVSLMPLSICKRLGLGELKPTKMSLQLADRSIKYPLGILENVPVRIGKLFIPTDFVIMDIREDIDIPILLGRPFLATAGAIINVKKGKLTFEVGDEKIEFILSQFTKGPTFKNSCCRLEKVEGHIDKPTYEQVPPDILKPRPVNDIFQDIKHKKGQYYENVLGGFPDTHDQIFKECQMLAHGKIHTVKKKPSPPLTRKKAKGKEPMRWFDVFKWISKDVEYSVKDVSLKEAPS, from the exons ATGGCTCAACGCGAACGTCCTCTCAAGGACTATGCCGTTCCCTCCGAAGAGGAACCTCATTCGAGTATCGCGCCCCCTAACATCGAAGCAAGGAACTTCGAATTGAAACCTGCGCTGTTGCAAATCGTGCAACAAAACCAATTCTCTGGTTCGCCCACGGAGGATCCGAACCTCCACCTCTCGGTGTTTGTGCAGTACGCAGACACAATAAAAGCCAATGGTGTTGAACCCGAAGCAATACGACTCCGCCTTTTCCCGTTCTCTTTAAGAGATAGAGCTAGAGCTTGGCTTCAAGCTTTACCTACAAACTCCATCACTACATGGAACGAATTGAAGAAACAATTCTTGGCCAGATATTTTCCGCCAAGTAAGACAGCTATGTTAAGAGCCCAAATCAACGGATTTAGGCAAAAAGAAGGAGAATCACTCTTCGAAGCTTGGGAAAGATACAAGGATATGATGAGACTCTGTCCACACCACGGTTTAGAACAATGGCTTATTATCCATACCTTCTACAATGGGCTGCTATATAACACTAGACTTACCATTGATGCAGCCGCCGGCGGAGCACTGATGGATAAACCTTACCAAGAAGCCACCCAGCTTATAGAAAACATGGCCCAAAACCATTATCAATGGGGAAGCGAACGCGCTGCCATAGAGAAATCCCAGACAAAAGGCGGTATGTACGAAGTAAGCGGCATAGACCATGTCAATGCCAAAATAGAAGCCCTTTCTCAAAAGATAGAGAGTTTAACTCTATCTCCCGCTGCTACCATAGCCGCAGTACAACCGAACTGCGAACTATGTGGAGTTCCTGGACACATAACCTCTGAATGTCAATTACTGGCCGGACTCGACCAAGCaaatt GCTTCCAAAACCAAATAGGAGTCCCTGTTGCTCCCGTTGCCCCTCAAAAGTCAAACTTTGAACTTATGATGGAGAATTTTGTCCTAGCTCAGACTCAACAAAATAAGGAATTCATGAACCAAAATATTCACACTAATGAGTTGATTAAGCAATTAGCTAACAAAATCGATTCCATTTCCACTCATAATAAGATGCTAGAAACTCAAATTTCTCAAGTGGCTCAACAACAGGCAGCTACAGCTGCCCTAGCCGGAACATTACTCGGCCAACCGCAATCGAATCCCAAGTGCCACGTTAACGCTATAACACTACAAAGCGGAACAGAGTTAGAAGACCCCGCTGCTAAAAGAGTTAGAGCGAGAGACTTAGGAAAAATTGTAGAGAAAGACTCGGAGAGTGTAACTGACAAGGACACTGAGAGAGAACCGATAGCAGTGGAGGATGGACAAACATCGCAGGCCAAAGAGGTGATTGAGAATGATCAAGAAAAACCATATGTACCCCCTCCTCCTTACAAACCTCCTATCCCATATCCTCAAAGACTTGCCAAATCTAAGAATCCGGGGCAATTTGAGAAATTTATCGAGATGCTCAAAAGGCTTCATATTGACATACCCTTCATTGAGGCTATAACCCAAATACCTTCCTATGCcaaattcttaaaagaaattcTTTCAAACAAGCGAAAGATTGAAGACATTGGGCAAGTTGAATGCAATGCAATTAGTGAAAACAAGCTAGCCCCAAAACTCGAGGACCCAGGAAACTTTTCTATTCCTTGCGTTGTTGGCAGATATGTCATAGATAAAGCCCTTTGTGATTTAGGAGCAAGTGTAAGTTTGATGCCTCTATCTATCTGCAAGAGGCTCGGACTTGGAGAGTTAAAACCTACTAAGATGTCCTTACAGTTGGCTGACAGGTCTATCAAATACCCATTAGGAATACTGGAAAATGTTCCAGTAAGGATCGGCAAACTGTTTATCCCTACTGATTTTGTGATCATGGACATCAGGGAAGACATTGATATTCCCATTCTGTTAGGTAGACCTTTCTTAGCTACTGCGGGCGCTATAATAAATGTAAAGAAAGGGAAGCTTACCTTTGAGGTTGGGGATGAGAAAATCGAGTTTATACTGTCTCAATTCACGAAAGGCCCCACCTTCAAGAACTCTTGTTGTAGACTCGAGAAAGTTGAAGGACATATCGATAAACCCACCTATGAACAAGTCCCTCCCGACATCCTAAAACCCCGCCCAGTAAATGATATCTTCCAGGATATAAAACACAAGAAGGGTCAGTATTATGAGAATGTGCTAGGTGGATTTCCCGATACTCACGACCAGATTTTTAAAGAATGCCAAATGCTGGCACATGGGAAGATTCACACTGTAAAGAAGAAACCTTCACCTCCTCTCACTAGAAAGAAAGCAAAAGGGAAAGAACCTATGAGATGGTTTGATGTGTTCAAATGGATCTCTAAGGATGTTGAGTACAGTGTTAAGGATGTCAGTCTGAAAGAGGCGCCCTCTTGA